The Belonocnema kinseyi isolate 2016_QV_RU_SX_M_011 chromosome 10, B_treatae_v1, whole genome shotgun sequence genome has a window encoding:
- the LOC117182283 gene encoding facilitated trehalose transporter Tret1-like — translation MKIRNLLCWKKSDFASNSLDVNTKKHTYGQLQSRESIFRQFMSVLTGYILMIDTGAQATWSSPALSYLTSAESEILVTADQGPWLASICSISTTIGFLISPIIVNRIGRRHTILFFCITQLIAWILLNFASTYTYLCLSRIVVGTGYGGTYTTLNIYIGEVTDKSLRGKFLSLSKLCVNFGAFFINTAGAVLPYRTMNLVMALLPLTALAAFPFLLESPYYHLLKGRDEEAIKTLMELAKVTRPEIVFADIERMKKNIEESKESKNNSIKELFCDRGSRRAFIIKLATIFIYVFGGFFAIQAYAQQIFSNSGSSLGPEYQAMIMTGVQIFVGYPSSKLVDVWGRRPAYLFSGIMSAIMLGIGGLFFFLRMFIGTDVSSVTWIPLLSMVFYMIVCNMGITTIPYIYAGELFSVKVKGAAVMILAIIESIFSFTTKIMLPCVNEAAGIYTSFWIFASVCAIGPLIVFYTTPETMGKTLEEVLEIMRGNKKQVQKILVLN, via the exons atgaaaatacgaaatttattatGTTGGAAGAAAAGTGATTTTGCTTCAAATTCTCTAGACGTTAATACAAAAAAACATACATATGGACAACTGCAAAGCAGAGAATcgatttttagacaatttatgtCTGTTCTTACTg gtTACATCCTAATGATAGACACTGGAGCCCAAGCAACGTGGTCTTCACCAGCCTTATCATATTTGACAAGTGCTGAATCAGAAATTCTCGTAACAGCTGATCAAGGACCTTGGTTAGCCTCTATTTGCAGTATATCTACAACAATTGGCTTCCTTATATCTCCTATAATCGTAAATCGTATTGGTCGAAGACACACAATTCTATTTTTCTGTATAACACAACTGATAGCCTGGATCTTACTCAATTTCGCTTCTACTTATACCTACCTATGCTTATCAAGAATTGTCGTTGGGACAGGTTACGGTGGCACTTACACCACTCTTAACATCTACATAGGTGAAGTCACTGACAAAAGTTTAAGAGGAAAGTTTCTCTCTCTCAGCAAACTGTGCGTCAATTTTGGTGCTTTCTTCATCAATACTGCCGGAGCTGTTCTGCCTTACAGAACCATGAATTTAGTTATGGCTTTATTACCTCTAACTGCACTTGCAGCATTTCCATTTTTGCTGGAAAGTCCatattatcatttattaaaagGAAGAGACGAAGAAGCAATAAAAACACTAATGGAATTGGCAAAAGTGACAAGACCTGAGATTGTTTTCGCTGACATTGAAAGGATGAAGAAGAATATCGAGGAAAGTAAAGAATCCAAAAACAATAGCATCAAAGAATTATTTTGCGATAGAGGCAGTCGAAGAgcgtttattattaaattagctacaatatttatatatgtatttgGTGGATTTTTTGCCATTCAAGCCTATGCTcaacaaatttttagcaatagTGGATCATCCTTAGGACCAGAATATCAGGCAATGATAATGACAGGAGTACAAATATTCGTTGGATATCCATCTTCTAAATTAGTTGATGTTTGGGGAAGAAGGCCTGCTTATTTATTTTCTGGAATAATGTCTGCGATCATGTTAGGAATAGGAggattgtttttctttttgagaaTGTTCATCGGAACCGATGTTTCAAGTGTTACGTGGATCCCATTATTGAGCATGGTTTTTTACATGATTGTGTGTAATATGGGAATAACTACTATTCCTTATATATATGCAGGCGAACTTTTCTCTGTCAAGGTCAAGGGTGCAGCTGTAATGATATTAGCGATTATTGAATCGATATTCTCTTTCACGACAAAAATTATGCTACCATGTGTAAATGAAGCTGCTggtatttatacatctttttggATATTTGCATCTGTTTGTGCCATTGGACCACTGATTGTTTTCTATACTACGCCCGAAACTATGGGGAAAACTTTGGAGGAAGTTCTGGAAATAATGCGTGGGAATAAGAAACAAGTTCAGAAGATTCTTGTTTTAAATTGA